In Bacillus sp. NP247, one DNA window encodes the following:
- a CDS encoding ABC transporter substrate-binding protein: protein MSLLKKGTALLMAATVALTGAACSSSKTEGKSEAQAKVAHVEKNGDKTVIRFWHAMGGKTQGVLDELVADYNKSQNKYEIKAEFQGTYEESLTKFKTMSATKEAPALVQSSEITTKYMIDSKKITPIDNWIKKDKYDTSKLEKAITNYYSVDGKMYSMPFNSSTPVLIYNKDAFAKAGLDPEKAPKTYAELKEAAKKLTIKEGGNVKQYGFSMLNYGWFFEELLATQGGLYVDKENGRKDAATKAVFNGKEGQKVFGMLDELNKAGALGKYGASWDDIRAAFQSGQVAMYLDSSAGVRDLIDASKFNVGVSYIPYPEDSKQNGVVIGGASLWMTNMVSEETQQGAWDFMKYLTKPDVQAKWHTATGYFSINPEAYNEPLVKEQYEKYPQLKVTVDQLQVTKQSTATQGALSSVFPESRDAVVKALEAMYDGKNSKEALDEAAKATDRAISISARTSQK, encoded by the coding sequence ATGAGTTTATTGAAAAAAGGTACTGCTCTTTTAATGGCAGCCACAGTGGCATTAACCGGAGCAGCTTGTTCAAGTAGTAAAACAGAGGGGAAATCTGAAGCACAGGCAAAAGTAGCCCATGTTGAAAAAAATGGTGATAAAACTGTAATTCGCTTTTGGCATGCGATGGGTGGAAAAACACAAGGTGTGCTAGATGAGCTTGTTGCAGACTATAATAAGTCGCAGAATAAATACGAGATAAAGGCAGAGTTTCAAGGAACATACGAAGAGTCTTTAACGAAGTTTAAAACGATGTCTGCAACGAAAGAAGCGCCAGCTCTTGTTCAATCAAGTGAAATTACAACAAAATATATGATTGATAGCAAAAAGATTACACCTATTGATAACTGGATTAAAAAAGATAAGTACGATACATCAAAATTAGAAAAAGCAATTACGAATTATTATTCAGTTGATGGAAAAATGTATTCTATGCCATTTAATTCATCTACACCAGTATTAATTTATAATAAAGATGCCTTCGCAAAGGCCGGATTAGATCCAGAGAAAGCTCCGAAAACATATGCGGAATTAAAAGAAGCAGCGAAAAAGTTAACGATAAAAGAAGGCGGAAATGTAAAACAATATGGATTCTCTATGCTGAACTATGGTTGGTTTTTTGAAGAATTATTAGCGACACAGGGCGGTCTATATGTAGATAAAGAGAATGGGCGTAAAGATGCAGCAACGAAAGCGGTATTTAACGGAAAAGAAGGTCAAAAAGTATTTGGGATGTTAGATGAATTGAATAAAGCTGGTGCACTAGGAAAGTACGGGGCAAGCTGGGATGATATTCGTGCAGCGTTCCAGTCTGGACAAGTTGCTATGTATTTAGATTCTTCAGCTGGTGTTCGTGATTTAATTGATGCATCGAAGTTTAATGTAGGCGTTTCGTATATTCCATATCCAGAAGATTCGAAACAAAATGGTGTTGTCATTGGCGGTGCATCATTATGGATGACGAATATGGTTTCAGAAGAAACACAGCAAGGTGCTTGGGACTTTATGAAATATTTAACGAAACCAGACGTACAAGCAAAATGGCATACAGCAACAGGATATTTCTCAATTAATCCAGAGGCATATAATGAGCCGTTAGTAAAAGAACAATATGAAAAGTATCCACAGCTAAAAGTAACAGTAGATCAACTGCAAGTAACGAAGCAATCTACAGCAACGCAAGGGGCATTAAGTAGTGTATTCCCAGAATCACGAGATGCAGTTGTAAAAGCATTAGAAGCAATGTATGATGGAAAGAATAGTAAAGAAGCGTTAGATGAAGCTGCAAAAGCAACAGATAGAGCGATTAGTATTTCAGCTCGTACAAGTCAAAAATAA
- a CDS encoding transporter, which yields MQKKMMTVFTIGVMSFSILGGASPFEAPKEKTDYAQRSKEQLNNGKVHAINTEEKAEKLGIETEGKEQITLEKEIHETEVGREAEQLGISTEGKDVGTLSEEIYETKVKQEALKLGISIENTSIVNLITQINTIKINDEADKLDISTNGKEIEDIAEEIYGTKVREEAGKLGISQKGKEIEELAQEVYEQKVQEEAKKYHIDLYGKDIYQVLREINEQKVLQMADELNMDKMNMNIQELTEKIKKNQPEKGKELNFVPMIRTDADAFYSYLTN from the coding sequence TTGCAAAAGAAAATGATGACGGTATTCACTATTGGAGTAATGAGTTTTAGTATATTAGGGGGGGCCTCTCCTTTTGAAGCACCAAAAGAAAAGACAGATTACGCGCAGCGCAGTAAAGAGCAATTAAACAATGGAAAGGTCCATGCAATAAATACAGAAGAGAAAGCAGAGAAATTAGGAATTGAAACGGAAGGGAAAGAACAAATTACGCTAGAAAAAGAAATTCATGAAACGGAAGTAGGAAGAGAAGCAGAACAGTTAGGGATTTCGACGGAAGGAAAAGATGTTGGAACTCTTTCAGAAGAAATCTATGAAACAAAAGTAAAGCAAGAAGCGTTAAAGCTGGGCATATCTATAGAGAATACATCGATTGTGAATTTAATTACTCAAATTAATACGATTAAAATTAATGATGAAGCGGATAAATTAGATATTTCGACAAATGGAAAAGAAATAGAAGACATTGCAGAAGAAATCTACGGAACGAAAGTAAGAGAAGAAGCAGGAAAGCTAGGTATTTCACAAAAAGGAAAAGAGATAGAAGAGTTAGCGCAAGAAGTGTACGAACAAAAAGTACAGGAAGAAGCAAAAAAATATCATATTGATTTGTACGGTAAAGATATATATCAAGTATTAAGAGAAATTAATGAACAAAAAGTATTACAAATGGCAGATGAGCTAAATATGGACAAAATGAATATGAACATTCAAGAGTTAACAGAAAAAATAAAAAAAAATCAGCCTGAAAAAGGAAAAGAATTAAATTTTGTACCGATGATTCGAACGGATGCTGACGCTTTTTATTCTTATTTAACGAACTAA
- a CDS encoding C39 family peptidase has product MIRKLKWYICIALLSIAVWSVYTNGITKYVEKLTFFNIQSGKRTEFSNNDEKVILSNVPLIQQLPELDRGCEVTSLAMMLQYAGVSVDKMKLANEIKKVNFLDDGVRGNPNEGFVGNIYTFSESGYGVYHGPLFQLAKKYLPNEAVDLTGKSIEEMYKSVKAGQPVVMISNATYAPLDEDEFTTWETNSGDVFITYNEHCVVLVGYDKESVYIRDPLDDSLDVKVPRGNFEQAWVQMGSQAISYINNSK; this is encoded by the coding sequence TTGATAAGGAAACTGAAGTGGTATATATGTATAGCTTTACTTAGTATAGCAGTATGGAGTGTATATACAAATGGAATTACAAAGTATGTAGAGAAGTTAACATTCTTCAATATACAAAGCGGAAAACGAACGGAGTTTAGTAATAACGATGAAAAGGTCATCTTATCAAATGTACCTTTAATTCAGCAATTGCCAGAGCTAGATAGAGGTTGTGAAGTGACAAGCTTAGCGATGATGTTACAATACGCAGGCGTTTCAGTAGATAAGATGAAATTAGCAAATGAAATAAAAAAAGTTAATTTTTTAGACGATGGTGTAAGAGGAAATCCGAATGAAGGATTTGTTGGGAACATTTATACGTTTTCTGAATCGGGATACGGTGTATATCATGGACCACTTTTTCAATTAGCGAAAAAATATTTACCGAATGAAGCTGTGGATTTAACAGGAAAGAGTATAGAAGAAATGTATAAGAGTGTAAAAGCAGGGCAACCGGTAGTCATGATTTCGAATGCAACATATGCTCCTTTAGATGAAGATGAATTTACTACATGGGAAACAAATAGTGGGGATGTTTTTATTACGTATAATGAACATTGTGTTGTACTTGTTGGGTACGATAAGGAATCTGTATATATTCGAGATCCCCTCGATGATAGCTTAGATGTAAAAGTGCCAAGAGGAAACTTTGAACAGGCATGGGTGCAGATGGGGAGTCAGGCAATTAGCTATATAAATAACTCCAAATAA
- a CDS encoding carbohydrate ABC transporter permease produces MIVKKWKQNFLLYMLLIISAVMVFFPVLYAFLISFMTPDDIQMRRLFPTQFTFDNFINIFQKVPLFTYLYNSLVVSTVVMFGQLIVSSLAAYAFVFLQFKGRNFIFFLFISTMLIPWEATMVPNFLTIQNFGWINSFAGMTVPFFATAFGIFLLRQHFMTLPNELKEAAFIEGIGNVRFLFSVVIPYCKTSFITLGVYSFLTTWNMYLWPLLVTTDERVRTVQIGVKQLQSQEVATDWGSVMAGVTVIVIPTLILLFLGQKQLQQGLTKGAIK; encoded by the coding sequence ATGATCGTGAAAAAGTGGAAACAAAATTTCCTATTATACATGCTGCTCATTATTAGTGCAGTAATGGTGTTTTTTCCTGTACTCTATGCGTTTTTAATAAGCTTTATGACACCAGATGATATTCAAATGAGAAGGTTATTTCCGACTCAATTTACTTTTGATAATTTCATTAATATTTTTCAAAAAGTACCGCTTTTTACATATTTATACAACAGTTTGGTTGTATCGACAGTTGTTATGTTTGGACAACTTATCGTATCAAGTTTAGCAGCTTATGCTTTTGTCTTTCTTCAGTTTAAAGGAAGGAACTTTATTTTCTTCTTGTTTATTTCAACGATGCTCATTCCGTGGGAAGCGACGATGGTACCAAACTTTTTGACGATTCAAAACTTCGGATGGATCAATAGCTTTGCTGGGATGACAGTGCCATTTTTTGCAACAGCTTTCGGTATTTTTTTACTACGTCAGCATTTTATGACACTTCCAAATGAATTGAAAGAAGCTGCTTTTATTGAAGGGATTGGAAATGTAAGATTTTTATTCAGTGTTGTAATTCCGTATTGTAAAACGAGTTTTATTACGCTTGGAGTATATAGCTTTTTAACAACATGGAATATGTATTTATGGCCACTTTTAGTGACCACTGATGAAAGAGTAAGAACAGTTCAAATTGGTGTGAAGCAGCTCCAGTCTCAAGAAGTTGCAACTGATTGGGGAAGTGTAATGGCTGGTGTTACTGTTATCGTAATTCCAACATTGATTTTATTATTTTTAGGACAAAAGCAATTGCAACAAGGATTAACAAAAGGTGCAATTAAATAA
- a CDS encoding cell wall metabolism sensor histidine kinase WalK: MFQKTRIRLTIVNSLVFILLIGVLGSIVYSYTYKRIYNEVDQSIKMMAQYREKLDVKIPPRKRMENIQIGDPRVTRITWNGKIVKIEGDNRKFRSIFEENLEKFSPKKLEDLQDIEVQGRYFRAFSLQKDGEIVQIVRDTTAEEGMLNTLFLILVIGCSVGSLCAIGIGFFLAGRALIPIQNSWEKQQQFVSDASHELRTPLAVIQSKTDVLFQSPSATVEEKAMDISTISKECRRLSKLVSNLLLLARSDSNQIEMDKKTFEMDKLLEEIVDPYKEIASYQEKEMILKVERDISFIGDRERVHQMMVILLDNAMKYTNEGGHIQIDCTQTSSSIRIQVKDDGIGVKEADIPKLFDRFYQGDKARSTSEGAGLGLSIANWIVEKHYGKISVESKWGEGTCFEVIFPKNQKI, from the coding sequence ATGTTTCAAAAAACACGCATTCGTTTGACTATAGTGAACTCATTAGTATTTATCCTATTAATAGGAGTGTTAGGTAGTATTGTTTATTCGTACACATATAAGCGTATTTATAATGAAGTGGATCAATCTATAAAAATGATGGCTCAGTATAGAGAAAAACTAGATGTTAAAATACCACCAAGAAAACGCATGGAGAATATCCAAATTGGAGATCCGCGGGTAACTAGAATAACTTGGAATGGGAAAATAGTGAAAATAGAGGGCGATAACCGTAAATTTCGTTCTATTTTTGAAGAGAATTTGGAAAAGTTTTCTCCAAAAAAGTTAGAAGATTTGCAAGATATTGAAGTACAAGGACGATATTTTAGAGCATTTTCGCTTCAAAAAGATGGAGAAATAGTGCAAATCGTGCGAGATACAACAGCTGAAGAAGGAATGCTAAATACTTTATTTTTAATTCTCGTTATAGGTTGTAGCGTAGGAAGCCTATGTGCAATAGGAATCGGCTTTTTCCTAGCTGGTAGAGCACTCATACCTATTCAAAATTCATGGGAGAAACAGCAGCAGTTCGTTTCCGATGCATCGCATGAATTAAGAACGCCACTTGCAGTTATTCAATCAAAAACGGATGTGTTATTTCAGTCACCATCCGCTACGGTAGAGGAAAAGGCGATGGATATCTCTACAATTTCAAAGGAATGTAGGCGGTTATCGAAACTCGTTAGCAACTTATTATTGCTAGCACGTTCTGATTCTAATCAAATTGAGATGGACAAGAAAACATTTGAAATGGATAAATTGTTGGAAGAAATCGTAGATCCATATAAAGAAATTGCTTCTTATCAAGAAAAAGAGATGATATTAAAAGTAGAACGTGACATATCGTTTATCGGGGATAGAGAGAGAGTCCATCAAATGATGGTCATACTATTAGATAATGCGATGAAGTATACGAATGAAGGCGGGCATATTCAAATCGATTGCACGCAAACGAGCAGTTCAATTCGTATACAGGTGAAAGATGATGGTATAGGAGTGAAAGAAGCGGATATTCCCAAATTATTTGATCGTTTTTATCAAGGGGATAAAGCGAGAAGTACATCAGAGGGCGCGGGATTAGGTCTTTCAATTGCAAATTGGATTGTAGAAAAGCATTACGGAAAAATATCAGTAGAGAGCAAATGGGGAGAGGGTACCTGTTTTGAAGTGATTTTCCCTAAAAACCAAAAAATATAA
- a CDS encoding methyl-accepting chemotaxis protein translates to MTDKAKENISVLNTVISQNIEEKFVDATYFADILTEDTYPNGQEEIVRTKLAQYIKLHPEVEGIYIGTQTGKFIREPFIQMSDGYNPTDRSWYKEAHENKGKVIVTAPYQSASTKNMVVTIAKEVKDGKGVIGINLNLDNILKVSKMINIGEKGYAVILDQNKQIVSHPSRKPGSKVTDPWIKPIYEDKQGNVSYTEQDDKKNLIFATNEKTGWKIVGVMFDEEIMQAASPVFYKTLIVIAIAIAFGSVLIYFITNSITRPLRKIAESAHKISKGDLTETITIHSKDDIGKLGNSFNEMSTSLQDVITQISFSAEHVAASAEELTASVQQANDATDQITIAMEQVSGGAESQSQGVEEGAATLQQVNTAIQDVTGSAESISISSLHARERAEEGEDLVEQTAKQMQSISRSVSQSDAIIKLLDEKSKQVGAISEAIQNIATQTNLLALNAAIEAARAGEQGRGFAIVADEVRKLAEQSGESSGEIANLIAEIKADIEHTVKAMDNVSVEVQQGLEVVTKTKVSFAEISSSTTHIVSQVNQMVETTKKIAGDANEVTNAIDEIAAAAEENTASMQSVAASTEEQVNSMEEISSASQNLAEMAEELQAMTSKFKV, encoded by the coding sequence ATGACAGATAAAGCAAAGGAGAATATTTCAGTTTTAAATACTGTTATTTCTCAAAATATAGAAGAGAAATTTGTTGATGCGACGTACTTTGCAGACATCTTAACAGAGGATACATATCCAAATGGACAAGAAGAAATAGTAAGAACAAAGTTAGCACAATATATAAAGCTTCATCCAGAAGTAGAAGGTATTTATATTGGAACGCAGACGGGGAAGTTTATAAGAGAACCATTTATTCAAATGTCTGATGGCTATAATCCAACAGATAGATCATGGTATAAAGAAGCGCATGAAAATAAAGGAAAGGTAATTGTTACTGCACCGTATCAATCAGCATCTACAAAAAATATGGTAGTGACAATTGCTAAAGAAGTAAAAGATGGTAAAGGTGTTATAGGCATTAACTTGAATTTGGATAACATCCTAAAGGTTTCAAAAATGATTAACATTGGTGAAAAAGGCTATGCAGTTATTTTAGATCAAAATAAGCAAATTGTTAGTCATCCGTCTAGAAAGCCAGGTTCAAAGGTTACTGATCCTTGGATTAAACCAATTTATGAAGACAAACAAGGAAATGTGTCTTATACAGAACAAGATGATAAAAAGAATTTAATCTTTGCAACAAATGAGAAAACAGGATGGAAAATAGTCGGAGTTATGTTTGACGAAGAAATTATGCAAGCTGCCAGTCCAGTGTTTTATAAGACTTTGATTGTCATAGCTATCGCTATTGCATTTGGTAGTGTATTAATTTATTTCATTACAAATTCTATTACAAGGCCATTACGAAAAATAGCAGAATCGGCACATAAAATTAGTAAGGGAGATTTAACAGAAACAATTACAATCCATTCCAAGGATGATATAGGGAAATTAGGGAATTCATTTAATGAAATGTCTACGTCTTTACAAGATGTGATTACCCAAATTAGCTTTTCAGCAGAACATGTTGCAGCATCGGCAGAAGAGTTAACAGCGAGCGTACAGCAAGCGAATGATGCGACAGATCAAATTACAATTGCAATGGAACAAGTATCAGGCGGGGCTGAATCACAAAGCCAAGGTGTTGAAGAAGGCGCCGCTACATTACAACAAGTAAATACAGCAATTCAAGATGTAACTGGAAGCGCGGAGTCAATTTCTATTTCCTCATTACATGCGCGAGAAAGAGCTGAAGAGGGAGAAGATTTAGTTGAACAAACCGCAAAACAAATGCAGTCTATTTCTAGGTCGGTATCTCAGTCAGATGCTATTATTAAACTTCTTGATGAGAAATCAAAGCAAGTAGGGGCTATTTCTGAAGCAATTCAAAACATTGCTACTCAAACGAACTTATTAGCTTTAAATGCGGCTATTGAGGCAGCAAGAGCAGGTGAGCAGGGACGAGGATTTGCTATTGTAGCAGATGAGGTTAGAAAATTAGCAGAGCAATCAGGAGAATCATCTGGAGAGATTGCAAATTTAATTGCAGAAATTAAGGCTGATATTGAACATACTGTTAAGGCGATGGATAATGTGAGTGTGGAAGTTCAACAGGGCTTAGAAGTTGTAACCAAAACGAAAGTAAGTTTTGCAGAAATTTCAAGTTCTACTACTCATATTGTTTCTCAAGTTAATCAAATGGTAGAAACAACGAAGAAAATCGCTGGAGATGCAAATGAAGTGACAAATGCTATTGATGAAATTGCAGCGGCGGCAGAAGAAAATACAGCTAGTATGCAAAGTGTTGCGGCTTCAACAGAAGAACAAGTGAATTCGATGGAAGAAATTAGTTCGGCTTCGCAAAACTTAGCTGAGATGGCAGAAGAACTACAAGCAATGACTAGTAAATTTAAAGTATAA
- a CDS encoding response regulator produces the protein MIKVLIVEDDPMVAMLNTHYLEQVGGFELVQAVNSVKPAIEVLERSRVDLVLLDIFMPEETGFELLMYIRNQEKEIDIMMISAVHDMGSIKKALQYGVVDYLIKPFTFERFKEALTIYREKLTFMKEQQNISQLELDSLILQKEKREPTVTKELPKGLTKQTLQLIWQKIESLNGRAFTTDEMAQLVGISRVSIRKYVMFLTEIGVLENEMVYQHVGRPVSKLRCVDQNKIEFYV, from the coding sequence ATGATTAAAGTTTTAATTGTAGAAGATGACCCGATGGTAGCAATGTTAAATACACATTATTTAGAGCAAGTAGGAGGATTTGAACTTGTTCAAGCAGTTAACTCAGTTAAACCGGCGATAGAAGTATTAGAGAGATCACGAGTAGATTTAGTATTACTTGATATTTTTATGCCTGAAGAGACTGGGTTTGAGCTTTTAATGTATATTCGGAATCAAGAAAAAGAAATCGATATTATGATGATTTCAGCTGTACATGATATGGGGAGTATTAAAAAAGCATTACAATACGGGGTTGTAGATTATTTAATTAAACCATTTACATTTGAACGATTTAAAGAGGCATTAACTATATATAGAGAAAAACTTACTTTCATGAAAGAACAACAAAACATTAGTCAATTGGAATTAGATTCGTTAATTTTACAAAAAGAAAAAAGAGAGCCTACTGTCACTAAAGAGCTCCCGAAAGGATTAACGAAGCAAACGTTGCAATTAATTTGGCAGAAGATCGAGTCGCTGAATGGACGAGCATTTACAACAGATGAAATGGCACAATTAGTAGGGATTTCAAGAGTTTCTATTCGGAAGTATGTAATGTTTTTGACTGAAATTGGAGTGTTAGAAAACGAAATGGTGTACCAGCATGTGGGAAGACCTGTAAGTAAATTAAGATGTGTTGATCAAAATAAAATAGAGTTTTACGTATAA
- a CDS encoding metallophosphoesterase family protein, with the protein MKRILVISDIHGEIEKFEQLLEKTQYDAKQDQLILIGDYVDRGSNSRAVIEKVKRLKEEGAFVLKGNHEDMMIKALTTDEERSWNHWVKRNGGDKTLYSYGFLEEDIAINEEDFQKPILQSHVLEEHVKFIQELDHYIETEEYIFVHAGVEPMKRVSECEPYNLMWIRNEFHSEYSGEKVVVFGHTETKTLHGNDDCGVYFGSNRIIGIDGGAVYGGQLNCLELPSKKVYVVKE; encoded by the coding sequence ATGAAGAGAATACTTGTTATTAGTGATATTCACGGAGAAATAGAGAAATTCGAACAGTTATTGGAAAAAACTCAATACGATGCAAAACAGGATCAACTAATATTAATTGGGGATTATGTAGATCGTGGTTCAAATTCACGTGCTGTCATTGAAAAGGTGAAAAGGTTAAAAGAAGAGGGAGCCTTCGTTTTAAAGGGAAATCATGAAGATATGATGATTAAAGCGTTAACGACAGATGAGGAACGTTCATGGAATCATTGGGTAAAAAGAAATGGTGGCGATAAAACATTATATAGCTATGGATTCCTAGAAGAAGATATTGCGATTAATGAGGAAGACTTCCAAAAGCCGATTTTACAATCTCATGTATTAGAAGAACATGTAAAGTTTATTCAAGAATTAGATCATTACATTGAAACAGAAGAGTATATATTTGTACATGCTGGTGTTGAGCCGATGAAACGAGTTTCTGAGTGTGAACCATATAATTTAATGTGGATACGTAATGAATTTCATAGCGAGTATAGTGGTGAAAAGGTTGTTGTCTTTGGACATACGGAAACAAAAACGCTTCATGGTAATGATGATTGCGGAGTATATTTTGGTAGTAATCGTATTATAGGAATTGATGGCGGTGCTGTGTATGGTGGTCAGTTAAATTGTTTGGAGTTGCCGAGTAAAAAGGTATATGTAGTAAAAGAATGA
- a CDS encoding sensor histidine kinase, whose product MKKRKRLWNLWKTITLLVCTVVIFSLLVTDILISHNVERTTEDSQAEKAKTIAHIVANDSVVINGLIGKADTSAIQTYTNRILKNTGVQFIVVMDMDGIRKSHPNPQKIGHHFIGGDEGPALKGEEHVSLAEGTLGISMRVFVPIFSETGEQIGAVAVGISADNVKERVKESRHIIYIGVGVGVLVGIIGAILLARHIKKSLFGLEPHRIAKILEERNTMLQSVKEGIIAVDKEARVTLINNEAKRLFKKSGLEEDFIGKDVELYMPNSRIKEVLQTGEVQLNEEQNIYGITIVTNRVPLYVKGEIVGAIATFRDKTEIRKLAEELTGIKLYAEALRAQSHEFMNKMHVVLGLTHMKQYEELQKYISGMVSEHQYEIGGVMKRIKSPVFAGFLLGKLSYAREKNIKLIISEDSYLPEIYDESITHELITIVGNLIDNALEAVMNCKKKQVEIGVQYQNTLIITVQDTGKGIEEDEVDALFTKGYSTKGDNRGYGLYLVKESIQRINGEIHISSLLGEGTTITIEIPKGRDEKQI is encoded by the coding sequence ATGAAAAAAAGAAAAAGACTATGGAATTTATGGAAAACGATTACATTGTTAGTTTGTACAGTTGTAATTTTTTCTTTACTTGTGACAGATATATTAATTAGTCATAATGTAGAGCGGACAACGGAGGATAGTCAGGCAGAGAAAGCAAAAACGATTGCACACATTGTGGCGAATGATTCAGTTGTAATCAATGGTTTGATTGGGAAAGCAGATACTTCAGCAATCCAAACGTATACAAATAGGATATTAAAAAATACAGGTGTTCAATTTATTGTAGTTATGGATATGGATGGAATAAGAAAATCTCATCCAAATCCTCAAAAAATAGGTCATCATTTTATTGGGGGAGATGAAGGACCTGCATTGAAAGGGGAGGAACATGTATCGCTAGCAGAAGGAACTTTAGGTATTTCAATGCGAGTATTTGTACCAATATTTTCTGAAACAGGTGAACAAATTGGAGCGGTGGCTGTCGGCATTTCAGCAGATAATGTAAAGGAAAGAGTTAAGGAAAGTAGACATATTATTTATATTGGTGTCGGGGTTGGAGTACTAGTCGGAATTATAGGAGCAATATTGCTAGCTAGGCATATAAAGAAAAGCTTATTCGGTCTTGAGCCGCACAGGATAGCGAAAATTCTTGAAGAAAGAAATACGATGTTACAATCTGTAAAGGAAGGTATTATCGCTGTAGATAAAGAGGCGAGAGTAACGTTAATTAATAATGAGGCGAAACGGCTATTTAAAAAAAGTGGACTGGAAGAAGATTTTATTGGTAAAGATGTTGAGCTGTATATGCCAAATTCGCGTATAAAAGAAGTGTTGCAAACGGGAGAGGTACAATTAAACGAAGAACAAAATATTTACGGAATTACGATTGTGACGAATCGTGTTCCTTTATATGTAAAAGGAGAAATAGTTGGCGCGATTGCAACATTTCGTGATAAAACAGAAATTAGAAAACTAGCAGAGGAACTAACTGGTATTAAGTTATATGCGGAAGCATTACGGGCACAATCTCATGAGTTTATGAATAAGATGCATGTCGTATTAGGGCTTACACATATGAAACAATATGAAGAATTACAAAAGTATATAAGCGGCATGGTATCAGAGCATCAATATGAAATTGGTGGGGTTATGAAAAGAATAAAAAGTCCAGTATTTGCTGGTTTTTTACTAGGTAAACTTAGCTATGCTAGGGAGAAAAATATAAAGTTAATTATAAGTGAAGATTCTTACTTGCCGGAAATATATGATGAAAGTATTACTCATGAACTTATTACGATTGTAGGGAATTTAATAGATAATGCATTAGAGGCAGTGATGAATTGCAAAAAGAAACAAGTTGAAATTGGGGTACAATATCAGAATACATTAATTATTACAGTGCAAGATACGGGGAAAGGTATAGAAGAAGACGAAGTGGATGCATTATTTACAAAAGGTTATTCCACAAAAGGGGATAATCGCGGTTATGGTTTGTATCTTGTAAAAGAAAGTATACAGCGAATAAATGGGGAGATTCACATTTCCTCCTTATTAGGAGAGGGAACAACGATAACAATTGAAATACCTAAAGGTAGGGATGAGAAGCAAATATGA
- a CDS encoding response regulator transcription factor: MRLLVVEDNASLLESIVQILRDEFEVDTAMNGEDGLFLALQNIYDAILLDVMMPEMDGFEVIQKIRDEKIETPVLFLTARDSLEDRVKGLDFGGDDYIVKPFQAPELKARIRALLRRSGSLTTKQTIRYKGIELFGKDKDVQVDGQDIKLTLKQYELLEYLVQNSGKILMREQIFDRVWGFDSDTTVAIVEVYVHHLRKKLEPFGYQKDIQTVRGIGYILKEQ, from the coding sequence ATGCGCCTATTAGTAGTAGAAGACAATGCTTCTTTATTAGAGTCTATTGTCCAAATTTTACGTGATGAATTTGAAGTGGACACGGCAATGAATGGGGAAGACGGTTTATTTTTAGCATTACAAAATATATATGATGCAATATTACTTGATGTCATGATGCCAGAAATGGATGGATTTGAAGTTATCCAAAAAATACGTGATGAAAAGATTGAAACGCCAGTCCTATTTTTAACAGCGAGAGATTCTTTAGAAGATCGAGTGAAAGGATTGGATTTTGGCGGAGACGACTATATCGTAAAGCCGTTTCAAGCACCAGAACTAAAGGCGAGAATTCGTGCTTTACTACGCAGAAGTGGTAGTTTAACAACAAAGCAGACAATTCGATATAAAGGAATTGAATTGTTTGGAAAAGATAAAGATGTTCAAGTAGATGGACAAGATATTAAGCTCACATTAAAACAGTATGAACTTTTAGAGTATCTTGTTCAAAATAGCGGGAAGATTTTAATGCGTGAACAAATTTTTGATCGTGTTTGGGGATTTGATTCAGATACGACAGTAGCGATTGTAGAAGTGTATGTGCATCATTTACGTAAAAAATTAGAGCCATTCGGTTATCAGAAAGATATTCAAACTGTTCGTGGTATTGGATATATATTAAAAGAACAATGA